The window ATTCACATGATCTGAAATGTTACTCTAAATTTTGTCAGGATATTAGAATACCGGAACAACTCAAGTTTTGCCGCTTTCTTTCGACAACAAAACCAAAGCGAGAATCGAACAACTTTCTAAGTTGGCAACAACAGATCGCTCTAGCTTGTCTTTCACGCTCTTGTCATTTCCTGGCATCATGAGAAAATGCTTTCGTGAGTGAAAGctcatttcaaatttcaaaattaaaactcaAACTTTAAGAATCGCAATAATTAAACCCGAGTTTAAGAACATGCAAACTGAAGTCTATTGCTCCAGTTGACCTGAATTTGAATAAAGGGCGTACTCGTCTGTCGCCCTCCCGTTagccaaaaaaatgtttgaattatTTATGAGACATGCGAAAACGAAGGGAGGGCACGATCCTTGTGAACGACATTTAAGGATTTGTTATCGTtcggacgaaaaaaaaaaaaaagaaacctaaCAGACAgtaccgcaaaaaaaaaaaaaatgatttgttttgaatcaAGAGGAAAACGATTTACGGTTattcggaaagaaaaaggatcgTACGCAGTGCGTCCATTGGACTTTTGTATGGGAAACTATCAGCTGGGCACTACCGGTTGGGTTCCTTCGGAAATGCTAGTCTTCCCCTTTTTGCTGTTCCACCCGACTGTCTAATTACATTTACGCCGAACGCGGTGTGATTCACGTGCGTACCGTTACTCCCGCAAGTCACAccgaatcattttcaaaaactcAAAATAGCGGACGGAACGAGTAACAAGACAGTGTACgacagctttaaaaaaaataaaaacgattaCCTGCACATAACTAGACCATCAATTTCGCGAAATTGGAAATtaccctattttttttttaaaataagctGATCTCATTATTCAACAAGAGCGACCTAATTTCAAGCcctaaatcctttttttttctcctttcttaattaaataaaaaaattgactgTCAATGAGTTCAGTTTGTTAATTGGGTTTGTTTAAATCTTTGGACAGATTTTAGAGCAAGAAAAGCACGTTTTACGGCGGAAAGTGGACACGGTTGAGGGCGAATACGAGTCGAAAGTCTCGGAACTCCAAAGCGATGTGGCCGACTTGAGGCGGTCGCTGGATGAGCAGCAGAACAACGTCAAGATCGCAGAGAGGCAAAAGTCGTCCATCATCACGCAATTGACAGAGCAGAACCAGCGACTCACTGCCCAACTCAAAGAGGTAATCAGCTAAATCAAACAACATCTTAAATTCAATTAGAAGGAAATTTTTAAGTTTACCGTAACGTTAAAACACAAGACTTTCATGTTCCCTAATTTTAGTACACACCCTCATAGTAAACCGGTTTGTTTCTCTTGACGGTGGGCGGGGGATATTGGGTCAACAtatccttcctttttttctgaagcgGAAGAAGCTccaacgggggggggggggggggggtacgaCAGGGAAAGTATGGGTGGATTGATTCCGGCATTGTCTACAATTAACAAGAGACGGACCAACGTGAATGAACAGTTATTGGCTTGTTTCACCGGAGGGGCTGTAGAATACTCACGCACAACTGTTGAATGCcatctgttcttttttttttttggggggggggggatatcaAAAAGCCCTTGCTTATTATTTGATGATTTGCTAATTAAAGAGGgaatttttcttcatcttttctcaAAAAATAACTAGGcgatgaaaaatgaagagcAATTGAGCGCCCAGCTGCAAGGCTTGCGTGATCAGTTCAGTTTGAGGAAATCTAGTCTCCAAGATCACGTCGGCCATTTGGAAATCATGAGAGAAGAGGTACGAAAtgattttcagaaaagaaCTACGCGTGATTTAAACCACCCGCTTGTgcacaacaataaaaacagaTCGTGATGCTgactgaaaagaaaacggaactgGAAAGACGATTACAACACCTACTGTCCGAACGCGAAGGTTTGACGTCCAACTTGGACGAATCGTCGGACAGGATCATGGGCCTGGAACGCCAGTGCCACGAGCAAGACGTCCACCTACGCGAAACGCACCGTGAACTGAACGAATTGCGAGCGGCCAACGGGTCCCTTTGCGAGCGATTGGAAGCCATCACGAGAAATCTGTCTTCACCTTCAGCACCGAGTTTCCATCACCACAGCCATTCGCTACTGGCCGAGATGGACCTGTCGGCCGCCAGTTCCGGTCACGGATCCGCGTCCAGTCCGAATTCTCATCCATCACTCACCGGTCAAGATGATATCGAGATCGACGACATCGAGTGCGACGATCCACAAGCCGAGAACTCCCTCGTCGTTGAGGAACAAAACCAAAAggtaaacccccccccccccaaaaaaaaaaaaaatagggaatgacaacatgttgttgttgtttctatgGCCACCTGTCGGTAAtgaggagagaaagaaaaaatactaGCCGAAGAGTTGCATCGTTAGCGGTTACCCACCGTGGCTGAATGGCCTAAAGTTATTAGCATATTTACAAGGAATGAGCCGATAAGGTCCGTACGTGAAACACTGTCCAACATTACAGATAGAGCATGTCGGAATAGCATCAAAGAAAACGAGACGTCAGTTGTACAGTATGACATCAAACGTAACGGGTCCGTGACGAGAAACGGaaatcagaaaacaaaacaaaaaaggattgatggaacatttttcaaaaataaatagctaaaaaacatgtttcttttttggggggccTCGCAGATGAGACAAGATATCATGGACGCCTGCGTCGCTTTAAGAAGTTTATGCGAAACGGTGCGCGCCCAACGACGTCGAGCTTCGTTATCGCTATCATCGATGACCTCGTCGAGCAGCGGCGGCCAAAATCCCCCCTCGGTGGGTAGCAATAGCTCCGTGTTAACGGAGAGCGTTAATCACAGCATCCCCCGGTTAGACGGCAAACAAGACACGGGCCTTCTCAACTACCTGGTGAAGGATATCGACCAGTTGGTCAGAGGCTCGGCCTGGTTCCAGCTGGACTTTTCACAGTGCGAACAGTGCGGCCGCAGTCCCAACGATCTTCTCCAGCTCGAATCGGAATTGCATTTGACTCAGGAGGCGGCCGACCGGTTGCAACGCAATCTAGCCGACAAGACGGAGGAATCGAAGCGTCGCGACGAGGAAGCCACATCCTTCAAAAATCAGgtatgtctctctctctctctctctctctctctctctctttcgcttCCCCCTCCCCTCTTGTCTTTGAGAAATCAATTATTCACGACGCACCTGTCGACCAAGACATGGGAAATGACGACCTACATGATGCGCTTTGTATGTTTCAAGTTGACGCTAAAAGAGGTGGAGCTGGAAGCGACTCGTGAAGAACGCGACACAGCCCGTCGCGATGTGCGCGACACTCACCTGGCCAAAGACGAGATCATCCGTCGAGCGTGGGAAGTTCGGGACCAGGCCGTTGCGCGCAAAAACGCGGCCGAAATTGAATTGGCCCGCACCCGCATCGACGTCCTACAAATCAACAGCCAACTGTTGGAAGCCATCCAGCAAAAGGTCGAATTGAGCCAGCAGCTCGACCAGTGGCAggtaaacataaataaaaaaaacatttcttgttttctaaaaatagAGGCTGGTTCAAGGGCACGGCATTTCATCGGCTTtgaacttttgaatttttatagGTGGACATGCAGCAGCTGCTGGACGATCAGATGAAGCGCAAATTGTCCAAACAGGAACTGCTGCGCTCGATGGCTAGTGCCGGTGGAGCGCCCCAGCAGTCGCTCGGGACCACCGCTGGTTCCAGCGCTTCACCtcagcaaagaaaaacaaaattcttggGTCTTTTCCAACGGTCGTGAACGGCTGAACCGATGACGTGTAGCCCATTAGCACGCGCAgctttcaattattatttttttttttttttcgccaccCCACCTCCTTAAATTCTGCATCTAACGCTGCATATAATCCACCGTCCCTCGTGTTTTTTAAAGGAACCGTTGTATCATATATTAATGATTAATTAACTACTCGGCATTCGAATTTATTTAAAGGAATTAAAGAAAGGGTGGAATGTTTCGTAACTATGTATAGAAAAGAGGGGACGTCAAAAGTCGATTGTGAgacacgtgaaaaaaaaaagaaattatacaTAATACGAAGGCGGATCTCGGgttgtctctctttttctccggAATGATAATTATTAGGATTGTGATTATTTTTTGggcacatttttttctccccctttttgtttccctcacattttctctatttttttggagggggaattttttttattattattctcttttcttgttcaaaaaaaaaagtgggttTTGTATTCAGGCCGTAGGTCAAACGAACCTCCCTATTGTATCATAAACAGTTaaccaacgaaaaaaaaaaaaaaaagtttgaaaaaaatatattattaactaaaaagaaaacggggaGAAAAGTAAGCAGCACGTAACGAGGTCAGAGgtataaataagaaaaaagttaGTGGGACGTTTTCTCGTTgcttttaagaagaaaaaaaaaattgtaatcgTGATTTCCAGCGCACGTGTGTTGCTGCTTCGTACTTCCCCCTCAACAAAATCATGTTACGTGTAATGCCGAACGAATGTTCTTTTGTGTCTGTTTCTTTACGTGAGAGTGCGTGTCTGTTTTACtgcaccgaaaaaaaaatacatgatgCAACAtctttgctaaaaaaaaaaaaaaagaaccccaAACAATTCGTGAGATTCCAATTTCTTTCGATTGATTTTTCGTGagttttgaattcttttaaatatttgggaagaagacaaaaaaagatggccgaACTGTGCCAGATGGATCGTGAATTTTATGaaagattttctcttttcaaaacgaaaagagaataaaagaattaagagAGAGCGACTCTCGTTGGAAAATggagcgtgaaaaaaaagtaaacgcAGCGAGGAGTTACCCGCGGGAGCAGGACGATGAAACTGTTGCATCTACAGCTGGTCCGCGCTAGAATGATGAATGATGACGTCATTCTGTCAAATTTTCCTTTGACTGGTAAAAGCTACGTGTGTGTCCCTGATGGACTACTGGATTTTtttctcgcatttttttttttcttttccagggcggaaaaaaaaaatatgttgggAGGTTTTTCGTCAGCAGCCGAACAACCTCACGTACACACAGATGGATCGATGCGCGCTATACATTTCCGGCCagctgtttctctttttctgttcccTCTCACCCTTTCTTAAATGCTGTCTGTCTGTACACTATGTACAGAAGGGCCTTgttttctacctttttttttgctttaaaaaaaaaaaaaaaaacatagtgCAGTAATTGACGCGGATTTCCTTTCACATTATATCACCTGTTGCTGGCCAGGGACAAGCCGAAGGCGGTTTCAATGATGGCTCTGACTATACGCTTTACTTCCTCATCAAACCGATGAGAACAAATTCTCTTTGAAAAcctcaaaatatttttgttttgtgatttttcactttcaattttttatgtgttttttttttctgaaaaaagaaaagaaaaagaaatagactTGAAGACGTCATTTTTCGAACGTCGTGCGGTGCAAGCATCACCTCCTCCCCTCCGGTGCCTTGACCTTTCTCTTTGAACAGTACCACAAGCCTAGATGTTAAGTCTTGACGATCCTCGTAACGGGGGAGAGGCCACCGGAAGTCGTGACGTCTCGTGATTGCGTTATACACCTCAAGCATGCGTTCTTTCTTcctaaaaataataaaaaaggaccgataaccaaaaagaaaaagcgccCACGTAAGTAcaccaaaaaaggaaatgaaacgaGTGAAGAAGAGGGGCGTTGACACCAAGggattgattttctttttaaagccAAGAAAATGCTATAGCAAAAAAGGGAAtcttccttttaaaaaaaaacgtgacaCCTTTATAACTGGGGGGTTAGTCGGTCGCCATCCGACCGCAAgtcaaacacgaaaaaaataagttcCTTTCAAAAATCGTGACGAATAATTGTTTCTCgcacagttgaaaaacaaaattccattGTTTCGAAAACGAATCAAATGTGATTGgccttgcttttttttctgttgaggGAAAATGGGTTTTTAAAACGAGCATTTCTCATCCATTCAAtgccgccaaaaaaaaaacaaaaaaaagtaaatgagACACGACCACCAGATAGACTTAACGAGTGAGTTTCGTGTCCATCAGAGATCTCAATGCATCCATGCAAGTACTTTGTGAAATGTGATTTGCTTAATAGACATGTCGACCTTCCCGTGCATCTAAAAGTCGTGGGCTTTCCGCGTTTtatcattttcgtttgttaatCAAAtagtacaagaaaaaaggggaaagaatttcaaaacaaaaaactttccACATTGCGAGAAAGGCAACAGCCGACGGTGTGTCACAGTTGGTGGAACGACCAAAACCTTGGGGTCCCACAGCTGGAAATGTGCAACAGCACGCGTGTCGTTTGTACTATCGATTCTCTTGTCGTGACgacgggaaaaataaaatgaaaaataacagaacATGTAAGGCTCTTCCCATTTACCCAACGCAACAAAGTTGGGCTGCCATTGGAGGAGAAATGGCaggtcccttttttcttttattatacTCCGGGTTGTACTTCATGCTGCAATGCTTCAGATATTTCACTCGGGCCGGCCGAGGACGCAACCACACCCATTCACGGACGGATTCTCTTGGCTGCGTGAAGAATCAAAAATATGATACtagattccccccccccccccgccttGCCCCCTCGGtataagaaatgaaagaaaacaaagggcAATATTTCACCACATGAGTGGAGGAGTGGGCCGTGTGGCTCCAAGGCAAAACAACAATCATTTTTTCAAAGGCAGgtgtcttcttcttgtttttgtttttttttgtctgttttcatTCCGGTTCCGATTGGATGACCCGTCGACTGGAACAGCCTTGAATGGATTGAATCTCAAATGCAGTCAAGGTAGTTTTGAACATTCGCCCCCGATGCCATTGGGGAAATTCACGCGAGAAaaatgggaattttttttttgtatcgtttcgtttgaaaaattcgATTCACCTCGTCGAATGAACGCTTGACAAGAGTAgaagaaatacaattttgtttttaaacgtaCAATTTTTGGTACGTTTAACTCTTAATTCACTTCAGGGAGACTCCACGTATCCTCCcacccccacaaaaaaaactataaaaacCAGTTGTGCACATCGAAACTATTTTTCTTCCATAACTAAGGTGACCTTCGTCCCGGTTTAACATACCATGacgtaccaaaaaaaaaaaaaaataaataacgcaAGAAGGCATTTGACGATTCGAACAGGATAGGTAAAATGAGTCTATGCGAATGCAATCCAACGTCTAGGTCTTGAAGGATTTTGAGCAAGTTTATCTTTAAAATCAGCTTTAAAtctcgattttttgtttttcaaacgattTCATTTGTAAGATTGTCAGCGAACCGGCGCTTGTTGACACAATCCATTTTTCTACTTCAAGAACCTGTCAGTTTGTAACATTTATTAACATGTTCCTTAAtgcaaagaaacaaacaagaaaaattggcTTGATAGTGGCCTAAATACCGATATGCAACCATGGCGGTCGTACATCTGTCAAGAGAAT of the Daphnia carinata strain CSIRO-1 chromosome 10, CSIRO_AGI_Dcar_HiC_V3, whole genome shotgun sequence genome contains:
- the LOC130695920 gene encoding bicaudal D-related protein homolog, with protein sequence MPGENRQQSRSNFNGHHMLDDYAIMEQQHKHQPTADHSEPVGNGSLQELYAQLVQKERDLLLAAQLGKALLEKNEELGLQNEKMAEEYSRQLEILEQEKHVLRRKVDTVEGEYESKVSELQSDVADLRRSLDEQQNNVKIAERQKSSIITQLTEQNQRLTAQLKEAMKNEEQLSAQLQGLRDQFSLRKSSLQDHVGHLEIMREEIVMLTEKKTELERRLQHLLSEREGLTSNLDESSDRIMGLERQCHEQDVHLRETHRELNELRAANGSLCERLEAITRNLSSPSAPSFHHHSHSLLAEMDLSAASSGHGSASSPNSHPSLTGQDDIEIDDIECDDPQAENSLVVEEQNQKMRQDIMDACVALRSLCETVRAQRRRASLSLSSMTSSSSGGQNPPSVGSNSSVLTESVNHSIPRLDGKQDTGLLNYLVKDIDQLVRGSAWFQLDFSQCEQCGRSPNDLLQLESELHLTQEAADRLQRNLADKTEESKRRDEEATSFKNQLTLKEVELEATREERDTARRDVRDTHLAKDEIIRRAWEVRDQAVARKNAAEIELARTRIDVLQINSQLLEAIQQKVELSQQLDQWQVDMQQLLDDQMKRKLSKQELLRSMASAGGAPQQSLGTTAGSSASPQQRKTKFLGLFQRS